From Abyssibius alkaniclasticus:
CCAGCAGCGCCGAAAACTATCTCGGCCAGCTCGCGGCGGGGGTTGCGCCCTTCGGGGTGGATTTGCAGGCCGCGCTTGACCGTGGCGATGCCCTGGCACAGACAAGCATTGCCAAAGGTGCGCGCGCCGCTTTTGATGCCGCCGTCTCTGCGCTGAACGGGCGCTACGGGCGCCATGCCCTGTTTGCCGGCGCCGCACTGGATGGCCCCGCCCTGGTCGATAGCGATGCGATCTATGCCGACCTTGCGGCGCTGGCCAGCGGTGCCGCCAACGGGCTGGACGCAATCGCCGCGATTGACAGCTATTTCAATGCGCCCGGCGGCGGGTTTGAAACCGGCGCCTATCTGGGTGGCGATACCACGGCCCCAGGGGTTGAAATTGCCGAAGGCCAGCGGCTGAACTATGCGCTGCGCGCCGATGACGCCGCCTTTCGCCAAAACCTTCAGGCGCTTGCACTTGTTGCCCTTGCCGCCGAGGGTGATACCCCCGGCACCCCGGCCGATGCACGGCTGATGCTGCGCGAAGGGGCCGCGCTGGCGCTGGAAAACCCCGGCCAGATTCTGGCGCTGCGCGAAGGGCTTGGCCATGCCGCCCAACGCATTGACGAGACAATCGCCAACGCATCCGGCGCGCTGCACGGGCTGGAACTGCGGCGGGCTGCCATCGTTTCCGCCGACCCTTACGAGACGGCAAGCGCCTTTCAAGCCCTGCAAGGGCAAATGGAGATTATTTATGAAGTTACCGCCAGAATGGCGAATTTGCGCCTGGTTGACCGCCTGCGCTAAGGGGCTGACCGCCGCATTATTCATAACCGCAACCCCGGCTTTGGCCGATGTGCGCATCAAGGATCTTGTCGAAATTGACGGGGTGCGCGGCAACGATCTTGTCGGCTATGGGCTGGTCGTGGGGCTGAATGGCACAGGCGACGGGCTGCGCAATGCGCCCTTTACCGAAGAGGCAATGCAAAACCTGCTGGAGCGGCTGGGCATCAACGTGACCGGCGAGCAGTTTCGCCCCAAAAATGTTGCCGCCGTTCTGGTGACAGCCGAATTGCCCCCCTTTGCGCGCGCCGGCGGGCAGATTGATGTAACGGTTTCAACCATTGGCGATGCAACAAACCTGATGGGGGGCACGCTGATCATGACGCCGCTGAACGCAGCCGATGGGCAGATATATGCCGTCGCGCAAGGCGCGATCATTGCTGGCGGCACCGTGGCGGCGGGCAATGGCGCATCTGAAACCCAGGGTGTGCCAACGGCGGGGGTCATCCCTGGCGGAGCGCGGGTCGAACGCGAAATCGCCTTTGATTTTACCGCCATGCGCAGCCTGCGCCTGGCACTGCGCAACCCCGATTTTACAACCGCCGCCCGCATCGAACGCGCGATCAATGACCGGTTTGGCCTGGCGATTGCACAGATGCAGGATAGCGGCACCGTGGCGCTGGACCTGCGCGCTGCAAATGCCCCCTCGCCTGCGCATCTGATCAGCCTTCTGGAAAACATCGAGGTGGACCCGGCCATGCGCGCCCGCGTGGTGGTCGATCAACGCTCGGGCACCATTGTTCTAGGGGCGGATGTGCGCATTTCGCGTGTTGCCGTAAGCCAGGGCAACCTGACCTTGCGCGTGCAGGAAGCACCGCTTGTCGTGCAGCCAAGCCCGTTCAGCGAAGGCGAAACCATTGTCGTGCCGCGCAGCGAGGCGAGCATTACCGAAGAGCCGGGCACCCAGCTTGCAATGGTCGACACGGCCGTATCGCTGCCCGAGGTCATCGAAGGGCTGAACGCGTTGGGGGTTTCACCGCGCGACATGATCGATATTCTCAAGGCGATCAAGGCAGCCGGGGCGCTTCATGCCGAATTTGTTGTGCAATAGGCTTTGCGCTCAGGGCTGCAAAAGCAGGCGGCTCAGGGCGGCTTCGATTACCCCGGTTGTTTCATCCGACAACAATTTTGCCTTGTCCATCGCCAGAACCGATTGTTGGGCCAGCGGTTTTGGCAGGGCCGCAAGAACATTGCGCGCCTGATCCGGCGCAAGGCGGCCAAGCACATAGCCGATGGTTTGCGGATGTTCGCCCGCCAGCAGCGTGGCGATTTCATCGGCTGACATGCTGGCAATCATCGCCCAAAGGTTGAGCTTTGACATGCCAACCTCGCTCAGTAAACGGTCAACAATGGGGGCATCGAGCAAACCGCCAAGCAGGCTGCGCGCGGCTTCTGTGCCATCATCAATCGTCGGGGCGGCGTTGAGCGCGGCCAGAAATTCGCGAATAACCCCCTTGACCGCGCTATCGCCCAGACCGCGCACCGCCTGAAGTGCCGTAGAGAAGCGGCGCAAATCATCGGCCCGCAACCCACGCAGCACGGTAGCGGCCTGATCAGGGTGCAGATGCGCCACAATCACGGCCGATTTTTCGAGCGCCGAAAGCCGCTTTTGGGCATATATCTGGCGGGCGGGCCCGGCAGCAGGGGGGGAATAGATGCTCATTGATAGCTCCGCACCAGGGCGCCGGCGAGCAGCGACCAACCGTCGGCGATTACGAAGAAGGCAAGCTTGAACGGCAGCGACACAACAGCCGGCGGCACCATCATCATGCCCATCGACATCAGCACGGCGGCGATCACCAGGTCGATCACCAGGAACGGCAGAAAGACCAGAAAGCCAATTTCAAAGCCGCGCTGGATTTCGGATAGCAGAAAGGATGGGACCAGCACGCCAAGCGGGGGCGCGGCATCGGGGGCGGTTTGAACGGGCGAGGCGTCTTGCATCATCGCCAAAGTGGCGGGCTGCACACGGGCCTCCATGAACACGCGAAACGGGGCAAGGGTTTTTTCCAGCGCGACTTCGGTGGTGAGCGCGCCGTCGAGCATGGGTTGCACGCCGTTCGCCCAGGCTTCGGAAAACACCGGCTGCATGACGAACCATGTCAGGAACATCGCAAGGCTGACAATCATCATATTTGGCGGGGCCTGCTGCACGCCGATTGCCTGGCGCAGAATGGACAGGACCGTAACCATGAAGGGAAAGCAGGTGACCATGATCGCAAGACCGGGCGCAAGGCTGAGCAGCGTGAGCAGGACAAAGAGCTGCACCATGCGCAGGCTGAGCGCGCCACCATCACCCATGTCTAGCGTGACGGATTGTGCCGCCAGCGGGCCGGCCAGCACGAGAAACAGCAAGGCAAGGGGGGCGGCGCGCAAGCCTAGGCGCCTTCGGCCAGGTCGACGACCTCGATCAGCCGCACGCCAAGCTTTCCCGGCTCGCCCTCCATTTCCTGCAATTCACCGCGCGCGATCAGCCGGTCGCCGACAAAAATTTCGACCGGGTCCTCGATGCGGCTGTCGAGCGTCAGCACGGAATCACGCCGCAATTTGAGCAGCTCGCCAATCAGCGGGCGGGCACGGCCAACCGAAATGACAAGCTCGACCGGCACACCCATAAGCGCGCTTTCGCGGGTCAGACCTGCCTCGGGGGGGGTGGCGGTGTCATGTGATGGGGCGCTATCGGGCATTGGCATTTCCTTTGAGGGTCATCTCGGATTGATCGGTGTCGGCGGGGCGGGCAAAGAAGCGCGCGCAGGTGGCATGGGCCGCGTTCAGAACCTGGTGCAGGTCGATGGTTTCAAACCCGTCCTGCCAGTGAAGCTGAGCCTCGAGCGCACCAAGCTCAGGCGCGGGGCTGATGCGAAAATTCGCGGGCACATCTTGCAGAACCGCGCCTATGGCTTCGGTGTTTTCGGGGGCAAGATACAGGGTAAGACTGGCGTTCGGCGCAGACCGGGCGGCGGCAACCAGAAGCTGGCGCAGCTCTGCGATCAACCCGTCATAGGCCAGTGGCGGCAGGATGGTGGCAATCAGCGTGTCCAAAAGCGGGCGCAGGCTGGACAGCGCCGCCATATGCGCCTCGGTCTGGCTGCGCTCGGCCCGGTGCAATGCGTCGAGAATCGGGCCAAGCAGGCGGATTTTTTCCGCCTCAAAGGCCGCACTGGCCGATGCGGCACCGGCCTTCACACCCTCGGCATAGGCTGTTTCGCGCAAATCCCGCGCAGCCTCGGGCGACAGATAGCCGTCTTCCTCGGCCTCATCGGTGCGCGGACGAAAGATTTCGAGCTTCAATGCAGACATCATGCAGCACTTTCCGATGAGCCTTCGGGCGTTTCGATCCAGGAACGCAGCAGACGCGTGGAATCTTCGGCGCGCTCGTTCATCGCGTTGCGCAACTGCTCAAGCGGGTCGGGGCTGCTATGATCTTCAAGCGCGGCGGGTGCTGCGGGGCTGGCGGGCAATTGCGCCATGTCCCCCGGCTCTGCTGCCGGGCGCATAGGTGCAATTGCCGCGGGCGCCGGGCGCGCCAGCACCGGGCGCACGACGAATATGGCCAGCGCCAGAATGACAAGCGCCAGAACGGCCAGTTGGATTATGGTCAGCAAATTCGCGGCCAGCAGCCCCATGAAGCCAGCACTTTGGGCAAAGCTGCCCACGGCTTCGGGGGTGGAAAACGGCATGGCGGCGATTGTCACGACATCGCCGCGCGCCGCATCAAACCCGACTGCCGACTGCACAAGGCCGCGCAGCGCGTCAAGCTCTTCAGCCGGGCGGGGTGTATAGGTGATGGCGCCATCGGCACTTGCCTGACCAAGGTCGTTCACCAGCACCGCCACCGAAAGACGGCGGATTTCGCCCGCCGGGCGCAGGGTTTCACGCAGGGTTTCGGAAGTGTCATAGTTGATGGTTTCGCGGCTGTCACTGCGGTTGGAACTGGCGGTGCCCGTGCCCGTTGCGCCCGTGGCAGGCAGATTGCTGGCAACCGTAACCGCGCCGCCGCCAGCACCAGCTGCATCGCTCGAGCTTTCGCTTCGGGTTTCGGTTTCTTGCGAAACGGCGATGCGCGCCTCGGGGTTGAGCAGGCGTTCGGTAACGGTTTCCTGTGCGGTGATCGTGTCGATGGTCAATTCGACAATCGCATTGCCCGGCCCGACGCGGGCGGCCAGAAGCCGTTCGACATTGGCGCGCATGGCGGCGGCGCGCGGGTCAAGCTCGCCGGCGGATGTCGTGCTGCTTGCGGCCCCCGCAGCGATCAGCCCGCGCGTAGAATCGATCAGCGCCACGCTGCTCGGGTCAAGCCCGGCAACCGCCGAGGCAACCAGATAGCGCACCGCCTCGGCCTGCGCGTTGCCCAAAGGGCCGCTTGTGGTTGTGACCGTCACCGAAGCGGTTGGCGTGCCGCCGCGCGCAAAGGGCTGCTGGCTAGGCGCGGCTATATGCACGCGCGCCGCACGGATCAGGCTGGAGGCCACGATCGTGCGGGCAAGCTCGCCCTCTTTCGCGCGCCAATAGGCGGCATCGAACATTTGCGCGGTGGTGGAAAACCCCGACAACGTGTCGAGCAATTCATAACCCGCCGCCCCATTGCTGGGCAGGCCGGTTGCGGCTAGCGACATGCGCACCTGATCACGCAGACCGGCGGGCACGTAAATCGAATCACCCTGCACCTCAAAGGCCACGCCCTGTGCTTCGAGCGCGGCGACGACCTGGCCGGCATCGGCCGGTTCCAGCCCGGCATAGAGCAACGCGTTTGTGGAACGCCCCGCCACCTGGGTAAGCCCGTAAAGAGCAACAAGCACGGCAATTGCCGCCAAAATCGCAACCAGCCGCTTTTGCGGCTCAATCGCATTCCAGAGTGTCAAAATCTGCGTCACGCGCATCCCTCATTTCGTGCCGCTCACATTCTGTTCGCGGTTTGTCTGGGTCATCATTTACGCGACAGGCTTAAGATTTGGTTAGTCCGCTTCGGTCTAAATGACGAAACCGATGATTTGAGCGAGGATGCCCGATGGCAGAAGCGGAACAGGCCGAAAGCGCGCCGGACATGCCCAAAAAACGCAGCAAATCGCTGCTTTTTGGGCTTGTTGGCGCGGTTTTGCTGGGGGCGGGCGGCTTTTATGCCACCTATTCCGGGCTGCTGGCGCTGCCCAAATCGGGCGCGGCTGATTCGGCACAACCCGCCGAGGCGGCGCAACTCGTTGCGAGTTTCGTGCCGCTCGACCCGATGGTCATATCGCTGGGGGCGGGGGCAAATGCCTCTTATCTTCGGTTCACCGCCCAGTTGGAGGTGACACCGGGCGCTGCGGCCGATGTCAAGGCGCTTATGCCGCGCATTCTGGATGTGCTGAACACCTATTTACGCGCGGTCACAGAAGAAGAAATGTCGGCGCCCGCCGCGATAACCCGGCTGCGCGCGCAAATTCTGCGCCGTGTGCAGATTGTGGCTGGGGCCGAAAATATCCGCGACATTCTGATCACCGAATTTGTGCTGGGATAGGAGAGTTTAATGGCTGTTATCGCCGATGTTTTGTTGATTGCAGGCGTGTTCGCCGCTGCATTTTATTGTGCGATGCTTGCGCGCCGCCTGCGCGGCCTGTCGCAGCTTGATACCGGGCTGGGGGCGGCGATTGCCACGCTCTCCCAACAGGTTGACGAGATGCAGGTCTCGCTCACCACGGCCAAAAAGATAAGCGGGGCAAGCTCGCGCGAATTGGTTGAAATGACCGCGCGGGCCGAAATTGCCGCTGGCCGGCTGGAGCTTTTGTTGGCCACATTGCATGAACGCGATGCCGAAGCGCCGGCCGGGCAGGCAGACAAACCCCCGCATCATGACGAGGAAAAGCAAGCTGTGCGCAAATCCGCCACGCGCAAGGCCCGCGCCAGCGAAACGCTTGCTCGGCTGCGCAAGCAGGAGGCCTGAACATGGCGCATATCAAATCTGCATCGCGCCGGGCCGGGCCATTGCGCTTTGTGCTGGTCTGCTTTGTCGCCTCGGGCCTGATCCGGCTGAGCATTGCCGCGCCCGCGCTGGCCCAGCAATATGCAGCCCTGGATGCGGCCGATGCGCAGGTGCCCGTTGCCCCGCAAGCCTGCCCGACGCCGGAAATGCCCGATGAACTATTGGCAGCCATTGCCACGCGCGGCGAAAATCTGTCCGAGCGCGAGGCCTATATCGCCGAACGCGAGGCAACACTCGCCATCGTCGAAACCCGGATTGCCGAACAGATGCAGGCGCTTGAAGCCGCCGAAGCCCGGCTTGCCGCCACGCTGGAACAGGCCGACGGCGCCGCCGAAAGTGACGTGGCCAGGCTCACACAGGTTTACGAACGTATGAAGCCCGAAGCGGCCGCTGCGATATTTGAAGCGATGGATGTAAATTTTGCCGCCGGGTTTCTGGCGCGTATGCAGCCCGACGCGGCGGCTGGCGTATTGTCCTCCATGCCCGCTGAACTGGCCTATTCGGTGAGCGTGATCATCGCAGGGCGCAATGCAGCCGCCCCGCGAAACTAGCGCGCTGTTGGCAAGTTCTTAACCCCATCCCGCCACACTGCCCATCATCACTCATGCCTAGCCAAGAAAGCGTAACCCATGCTCGGACTGATCGGAATCGCTGTCATATTCGTAATGGTATTTGGCGGCTATATGGCGGCGGGTGGCAAGATGGAGATCATTTTCGAGGCGCTGCCATTCGAGCTGTCGATGATTGCCGGCGCGGCAATTGGGGCCTTTCTCATCTCCAACAACATGCATGTGGTCAAACATACGATCAAGGATCTGGGCAAAGTGTTCAAAGGTGCGAAATGGCGCACGGAAGATTATCAGGATCTGCTATGCCTGCTTTTCACGCTCATCCGGGTGGCCCGCAACAGCCCGGTTGAACTCGAGGCGCATATCGAAGCCCCGGAAACATCGTCGATCATCGGGAAATACCCAAAAATTCAGGCCGATGCCGATGCGATGGCGCTGATCTGCGACACGCTGCGCGCCGCATCGATGAATTACAATGACCCCAACCAGGTGGAAGAGGTGCTTGAAAAGCGTATGGAGGCGCTGCTCAGCAACGCCCAGCATTCCTCTCATGCCCTGCAAACGATGGCCGATGGCCTGCCCGCATTGGGAATTGTGGCGGCGGTTCTGGGGGTCATCAAGACAATGGCCTCGATCGACCAGCCGCCCGCTGTGCTGGGCAAGATGATCGGCGGTGCCTTGGTGGGCACGTTCCTTGGCGTGTTCCTGGCCTATGGTCTGGTCGGCCCGTTTTCGGCCCGCGTCAAGGCGGTGATCGACGAGGATCAGAATTTTTATCAGCTCATCCGCGAAGTGCTGATCGCCAATCTTTATGGCCACGCGCCGAATCTCTGCATCGAAGTGGGCCGCCAGAACGTGCCCGGCGGCTTGCGTCCCAGCTACAATACGCTGGAAGAGGCGCTGAAATCCACCAAG
This genomic window contains:
- a CDS encoding flagellin, with the translated sequence MQISPVVSDLATQKSLLQRGSAVRAQMQTASQEMSSGLKSDLVAATGGDLGGLFAIERGIVQLDSQIEGLNFAAAKASSAENYLGQLAAGVAPFGVDLQAALDRGDALAQTSIAKGARAAFDAAVSALNGRYGRHALFAGAALDGPALVDSDAIYADLAALASGAANGLDAIAAIDSYFNAPGGGFETGAYLGGDTTAPGVEIAEGQRLNYALRADDAAFRQNLQALALVALAAEGDTPGTPADARLMLREGAALALENPGQILALREGLGHAAQRIDETIANASGALHGLELRRAAIVSADPYETASAFQALQGQMEIIYEVTARMANLRLVDRLR
- a CDS encoding flagellar basal body P-ring protein FlgI, translating into MKLPPEWRICAWLTACAKGLTAALFITATPALADVRIKDLVEIDGVRGNDLVGYGLVVGLNGTGDGLRNAPFTEEAMQNLLERLGINVTGEQFRPKNVAAVLVTAELPPFARAGGQIDVTVSTIGDATNLMGGTLIMTPLNAADGQIYAVAQGAIIAGGTVAAGNGASETQGVPTAGVIPGGARVEREIAFDFTAMRSLRLALRNPDFTTAARIERAINDRFGLAIAQMQDSGTVALDLRAANAPSPAHLISLLENIEVDPAMRARVVVDQRSGTIVLGADVRISRVAVSQGNLTLRVQEAPLVVQPSPFSEGETIVVPRSEASITEEPGTQLAMVDTAVSLPEVIEGLNALGVSPRDMIDILKAIKAAGALHAEFVVQ
- the fliP gene encoding flagellar type III secretion system pore protein FliP (The bacterial flagellar biogenesis protein FliP forms a type III secretion system (T3SS)-type pore required for flagellar assembly.) → MRAAPLALLFLVLAGPLAAQSVTLDMGDGGALSLRMVQLFVLLTLLSLAPGLAIMVTCFPFMVTVLSILRQAIGVQQAPPNMMIVSLAMFLTWFVMQPVFSEAWANGVQPMLDGALTTEVALEKTLAPFRVFMEARVQPATLAMMQDASPVQTAPDAAPPLGVLVPSFLLSEIQRGFEIGFLVFLPFLVIDLVIAAVLMSMGMMMVPPAVVSLPFKLAFFVIADGWSLLAGALVRSYQ
- a CDS encoding FliM/FliN family flagellar motor switch protein codes for the protein MGVPVELVISVGRARPLIGELLKLRRDSVLTLDSRIEDPVEIFVGDRLIARGELQEMEGEPGKLGVRLIEVVDLAEGA
- the fliF gene encoding flagellar basal-body MS-ring/collar protein FliF, which encodes MTQILTLWNAIEPQKRLVAILAAIAVLVALYGLTQVAGRSTNALLYAGLEPADAGQVVAALEAQGVAFEVQGDSIYVPAGLRDQVRMSLAATGLPSNGAAGYELLDTLSGFSTTAQMFDAAYWRAKEGELARTIVASSLIRAARVHIAAPSQQPFARGGTPTASVTVTTTSGPLGNAQAEAVRYLVASAVAGLDPSSVALIDSTRGLIAAGAASSTTSAGELDPRAAAMRANVERLLAARVGPGNAIVELTIDTITAQETVTERLLNPEARIAVSQETETRSESSSDAAGAGGGAVTVASNLPATGATGTGTASSNRSDSRETINYDTSETLRETLRPAGEIRRLSVAVLVNDLGQASADGAITYTPRPAEELDALRGLVQSAVGFDAARGDVVTIAAMPFSTPEAVGSFAQSAGFMGLLAANLLTIIQLAVLALVILALAIFVVRPVLARPAPAAIAPMRPAAEPGDMAQLPASPAAPAALEDHSSPDPLEQLRNAMNERAEDSTRLLRSWIETPEGSSESAA
- a CDS encoding flagellar basal body-associated FliL family protein, which gives rise to MAEAEQAESAPDMPKKRSKSLLFGLVGAVLLGAGGFYATYSGLLALPKSGAADSAQPAEAAQLVASFVPLDPMVISLGAGANASYLRFTAQLEVTPGAAADVKALMPRILDVLNTYLRAVTEEEMSAPAAITRLRAQILRRVQIVAGAENIRDILITEFVLG
- a CDS encoding MotE family protein, translated to MAHIKSASRRAGPLRFVLVCFVASGLIRLSIAAPALAQQYAALDAADAQVPVAPQACPTPEMPDELLAAIATRGENLSEREAYIAEREATLAIVETRIAEQMQALEAAEARLAATLEQADGAAESDVARLTQVYERMKPEAAAAIFEAMDVNFAAGFLARMQPDAAAGVLSSMPAELAYSVSVIIAGRNAAAPRN
- the motA gene encoding flagellar motor stator protein MotA; this translates as MLGLIGIAVIFVMVFGGYMAAGGKMEIIFEALPFELSMIAGAAIGAFLISNNMHVVKHTIKDLGKVFKGAKWRTEDYQDLLCLLFTLIRVARNSPVELEAHIEAPETSSIIGKYPKIQADADAMALICDTLRAASMNYNDPNQVEEVLEKRMEALLSNAQHSSHALQTMADGLPALGIVAAVLGVIKTMASIDQPPAVLGKMIGGALVGTFLGVFLAYGLVGPFSARVKAVIDEDQNFYQLIREVLIANLYGHAPNLCIEVGRQNVPGGLRPSYNTLEEALKSTKAAA